The following is a genomic window from Candidatus Acidiferrales bacterium.
GCCGAGAAATTCGTCAACTTAAGCAACCCATTATAGCAATAATGGTGGCCAAGTCCAATCCTCATGCGCTGAATGGTTACCGGCCTTGCCTCAACGGTTGGTTGGCGACCCTGGAGTGAAGGTGCCATAAGGATATAGGGGCGGCTCGCGAACCGCCCCTACCAGGGCGGCATACCGGCAAAGAGTGTTGAAGAAAACGGTTCGGAGAAGGCGCAGCAAAAGAAAAACAATAAGGGCGGTTCGCGAACCGCCCCTACGGTGGGTTGGTGCCGCTCAAAGGAACGCGCAAGAGGACGCATCCGTTGCTCCCGCTCCGCCTGTGGCGCTCTCCAGCCTGTTCCCTTCCCTCTTCTGCCTTTCGTCGAGTTGCTTTAGAATGGACAGAGGGCAAGCTAAAGCTTGCCCCTACACAAGCCCCTACACAGATTTGGCTCGACCATGGCGCACACGATCACTTTGATACCCGGCGATGGCATTGGGCCGGAGGTAGCGGCAGCAACCTGCCAGATGATTGCCGCCACGGGGGTGAAAATCGAGTGGGAGACGGTTCAGGTGGAACCGCCCGGGGAAGCTCTGCCCGGGGAGGTCTTGAGCAAAGAGCTGATCCAATCGCTTGAGCGCACCCGCGTCGGCCTGAAAGGGCCGATCACGACGCCGATTGCTGAGGGCCGGGCGAGCGTCAACGTGGCCCTCCGGAAAGCCTTTGAGCTGTACGCCAACGTTCGGCCGATCCAAAATATTCCCGGCGTCCGCGCCACCCATCCCAACATTGACCTCATCATCGTCCGGGAGAACACCGAGGGGGAATATTCGGGGATCGAACATGAAGTTGTTCCGGGCGTCGTCGAGAGCTTGAAAATCATCACCGAGCGGGCTTCCACACGAGTGGCTCGATTTGCCTTCGAGATGGCCAGGCGGCTGGGGCGGAAAAAAATTGCGGTGGTGCACAAGGCCAACATCATGAAAATGTCAGATGGGCTGTTTCTGCGTTGCAGCCGGCGCATCGCCGGGGAATTTCCCGAAATCGAGTACAAAGAGGTCCTGGTGGATAACGCCTGCATGCAACTGGTCATGAACCCGCACCAGTTTGACGTGCTGTTGCTCGAAAACCTGTATGGCGATATTGTGTCGGACCTTTGCGCCGGGCTGGTGGGCGGGCTGGGCGTGGTCCCCGGCGCCAATCTGGGGGATGGCTGCGCCATCTTTGAGGCCGTCCACGGCACCGCCCCCGACATTGCCGGGAAACAACTGGCGAATCCCACTGCCCTGGCGCTGTCGGCCGCTCTTATGCTGCGACACCTGGGGGAAAAGGGTGCCGCGGATCGGCTGGAGAAAGCCATCCACCGCGTCTATGCGGAAGGAAAACACTTGACGCCGGATGTCGGCGGGAGCGCCACCACCGGCGAATTCACGCGCGCGGTCATCCTCGCCGTGGCCTAGTGTCCTGACGCAGAAGTTCGATGGAAAAATCGGACCTTCAGGGAGTGCGGCGGCTTGCCGCCGCCATCCCGGAGTCAGCCGGGGCGGCGGACACCTGCTCCAAGCCATAGAAGAGGTGGAAGCAAGCCTCCACGTGAGAAGGCGGGAGCAAGCTCCCGCACTCCACGCTCACGGGCTGCCCGGCTGAGAATTATTCAGCGAACTTCTGAGACACGACAGTAGAAGGCGACACTGAAGCGCGAACGACCTTAGATTTGATTTGAGAGGTTATCGGGTGTGGCGGGGGAGAGTTTCCGCTTCCGAGCGGAATTCCTTATCTTCTTCAAGCATCGGGTGCTTGATCCCCTCGATATCGCGGAATTTGCGGTCGCGGACTGCCCAAACGAAAACCAGAAGAAAACCAAGGGCCATCAAGAGACAGATAAACATCAGCAGGATGCCAAGCGCGGCTTCGCTCACATGGGGCTCCTTCGCAATTCTCCTGGGCCGACGTGAATCCTAGCACTTAAGACCCCGCCGGCCAATAGAACTCCGACAGCTAATTAACATCCGTTAATGCTCTGGTCACACCCAATCTGTAGGGGGTTGATTTGAGGCCCAAGGACAGCCGACGCGTACATCACCAGCGGCTACTTAGCGTTTGCCGTTAGTCACAGGTCGGGAAGCCATCTAATCAGGAAAATACGTTTCAAGTTGCACTTTGCCTTTTCGACGCGAACAGCCAGTGAGAAGTGCGCCGCTACTGAACTTAGGGCGACTGAGCAAGGCTGTGCCAAAATCATTTCTTTTTGGATTCGCTCAGCTCAAACTTGTGCCTCGATTGACAAGGGAACCGGGCAGCTTTATATTTTTCGCGGCGGGAGGGTAGGATGAAGAAGGTAGCTGTAGTTCTACTCGTCGCTCTTGCCGTTCTCGCGGTCTTCTGGCATATGAACCGCGAACGCGAGTACAAGGTACTTGAGTACAACCACGGTGACAAGACGGCAACTGCAACGGTCCAGCACGTCAACTACCTCGGATTCCGACACGGACCCGTACTGCAACTGGAGTGTTACGGTTCCCTAGACAAGAACACAGACCTTTCCGACCCTGCCTACAGAACCTCCCCGGATAAACCAGCGACATGGGAAGGCGCTGTTGCCACTAAGCACTGGATGCATCATGGCTGTAGACCTTTGCCTATCGGATTTACGGTTCGATTCGACAGGCAAAAATACCCCCCCAACTACTTGGACTATAACACGGCGCAAGAGACCACCACCGATACGTGGTTCAGTCATTCCTACTGGGAAGTCAAATCCGAGCACTGATTGCGAGCGTAAACAAAAACTTGGGCGCGAATTGGGCACAAGACTTCGGCATTTTCGGCTGGAATTGGGGCTGCCGGGAGTGGAAGGGCAACCGTTACGAGGCTTAACGCAGCAACGATTCGGCTCAAATGCCGTCGCCCAGAAAGTCGTGTCGAAAGGGTTGCCTTTTGGTGCGCGCTATAAAGTTATGGTTTTGGGACTTGCGCTTTTATGGCGGCCCCTTCACCCGCCGCAGCAAGTCTTTGAAGTTTGGGCTGGACCTTCTGCGCTCCAATCCAGGATCAACTTCCGGATTGAGGTTCCTCCTGTGCCAGACGCCTCTAGTCTGCGGAATTGCGCGGGGGTTCCACGCCAACATCAGCTGGAGTCGGTGGGCCCTGCACCCAGTTGATGTCCCAGGCAGCATCCACAGTGATCAGCACCAACCCGCCGTCGGGCAGCCAGGCCTGATGAACCATCCGGGCCGGAATGTAGTTAAATGATCCCGGACCCAGCACATCCCGCTTGCCTTCGCACTCAAACACCATGGTGCCCGCAAGTACAGTGTGGGTCTCATTCGCGCTGTGCCAGTGCAGGGGGACATGTATCTTTCGCGGATTACGAATAAGCAGATGCGTCGCCTGAGTCTTGGAGTCAACGCGCAAGATCGTGATTTCCGGGGAGGCGTCGCCCAGTTCCGGAACGATTTTCTGCCACTGGGCGTTCTGATAGTTCACAGAGAAGTAGTGGGGTGAATCGGGAGGGGCCTGGTTGGGCAGCCCCTCGATTGTCGCGGCGAGTCCGATGGCGACAACCGGCAGAAGAACCAACGTTGCAAGCCTCCGAGCTGAGATTCCTTTCATCTTGGCCTCCAAAAGACGACTTACCCTGTTCCGCTCGCTTTCCCTATCACGAAGCGCGCCAAAAGTGTTGGATTCTGATACAGCCCAGCAAGTTCTGCCCTTGCAGGGTGAAATCACAGAGATTACTCCCGTTCTTAAGGATTATGTCCGATAAGAAGTCCGTTTGTTCCTGGCCAATTAGGCGAAAGGTCGGGTCCGCCGACAACATTATTGCCGACTTTCAAATCGGAAATCCGGGCTGATATCGCTCCAGAAGTCCGAGCAACGAGCGGTCGCCGAGCCGCGCCGCTTCACGCGCATGTTGCCACGCCTCTTCGTAATTTCCCCGAACCGCATGGATCTGTCCCAGTTCCCGGTGTGGAAGCGCATAGTTCGGCTCCAGCTCGAGGGCGCGCTGGTGCATCTGGATGGCGTCTTCGATCCTGCCCTGCATGCGGAAAAAAACTCCCAGGGCGCAATACGGCTCGGCCTCCTGAGGATCCCGGTCAATGCGGGCCAATTGCTCGGCGATGGCCGAGTCGAGGTCTTTGCCGATGGCAAAGTCCACAACGTCGCGGCGGAAAAAATCTCCGAGGTTCACTGCTGGTTCTCGGCCTGGGGGGCGGCGGGGGGTGGCGGGGCAGGCGGCGTCGCCGCTTTTTTGAGCACGTGCTCCATGCCGGTGCGAAAGAGCATTTGCGCCGCCGGGTTATTGGGATGAGGAAAGGGGAGCGGGAGAGCATTATAGAGAAGCAAACGCTCGCCCAGCCCGGCCGCTTCGAGTAACGGGATCAAGAAGCGAGTGCGCTTGGAGAGGAGCACAACGTGTTTGGGCTTGTAGGAATTCCGGATGCGCAGCGCCAGGGCCGGCCCGAAGCGATGCGAAAGCGCCTGCGGGTCGGCTTTCGCGCCCTCGCGAAATCCCGGCACGACATCCTCGACCGGACATTCCAGGGCGTCGGCGAGAAAGAAATTGCGCTTCTGGAACATGAGGAGACAACTCTCCTCATCCCGCTCAGCTCCCTCGCGGACATCAATCGCCAGACTTCCGATCAACTCATCAAAGAGGACGCGGGAGAGGCCGTGCTTGGCGGGCTTGCCCTTGCCGGCATAGTAGAAGTAATTTTCAAGGTCGGGCGGGGGCGCTTCAGCAACAAACAGGATGTGGATATGGATGGGCCGAAATCGGGAGGCGAGTTCGAGCCGGCGCATCCGATTGGCCAGGTGTTCTGGACTGACCTGGCCGCCACAGCCGTCACAATAGACCGCCGGCGCGGAACTCATTGCCCCTGCTCCCGGTCGAGAGCTTCATCATAGTCAAAGAGAATGGCATCGGCAACGGTCATCGGGCCGGTGCCCGCGGGCAAACTGCTTCGGCTTTGCTCCTGGACCTCTTGCCAGCGGTGGTGGATGAGGGATTGGTTGCGGATGATTTCGTCGGAAGGGATGGTTTGGCCGTCCTGGAAGTTGAGCTCGCAGGCGCCGAGGCGATCGGGATGCTCGGGATTAAAGATGGGCATGCCATACTTGCGGCAGACGAGCGGCCGAGCCTCATAGACGCGGCAGGCGCCATCGTAGCCGAGGGCGGGGCAAGCGAGCCGCAAGCCTTCGCCGGGCAGTTTTCCCTCGATTTGGACGAGGTTGCGGTTGCCGCGCCAGTTCTGGAGTAACCGCGCCCGGGCCTCGCGGTAGCGCTCGGCTCTGGCTTTCAGGTCGGCCTGTTCTTCTGCGGGCTGGGTCTTGAGCCAGCGGGCCAGGTAGGCAGCCTCGATGGCGGTGATCTCAAACAACTGATAGCAACAGGAGCTGCAGCCGCGCCGGCACTGTATGCGGTCGCCAAACACCTGCAGGTTCCGGTCAAACTCCCGCTTGACCATTCCCTGGACTTCCTCATAGGCGCGGTAGATTTCTTGTTTGGTCACGGCAAATCGCTGCCACCAAGAACGAAAGCCTTGCGGGGAGGCAAGGCTGAGGATGCCGGGGGCGGTGCTCTTCCAACTCAATTGCTCGACAAGCGGGCAAGCTGAAGCTTGCCCCTACACAAAGACAAGAATGACGGGCGGGCTTGCCCCTACACAAAGAAAAGACAAGAGCTTCTGACCGCCCCATGACGAGGGCAAGCGAAAGAGGGCAAGCTGAAGCTTGCCCTTACACAAAGAGAAGAGCCCCTACGCAAAGAAAAGCCCCTACACAAAATTGGAACGGCCCTACGTGGCCTGTGGAATGTATTCCGCCAGTTCGCATTCCAGGTCGGCCGGCGTCAGCTTTTCCCCCTCGTTCAACCGGCGCACGAATTTGTCGATGAGCAGTTTCGCTTTATCTTTGCGCCAGTTCTTGATGAACCCGTCGTAGTAGTGCTCGCCCTCGGTGGCGCTGATGATCTCAAATTCCTTGTTGTGATCATGGAGCTCGGTGAAATAGACGACCTTGTATTTGCCGCTGTAGGTTGCCTCGCGGTAAATCTCGAACATGGTCTTGTCAGCTTCCATGAAGGGCTCTCCTGGAATTGCTTTGGTTGGTGGCTAAGGTACCAGAGTATCTGTGTAGGGGCAAGAGGCGGTCTGAAGACCGGCCCCTACGTTAACAGCAAGAACCCCCTGCGATCTCCAGGGGGCTCGGCCGAAAGTTTTTGGGTGGCGGTCAATCGTTCTGTTAATCGCCGGAAATCGCGGCACCGTCATTCCCCGCGGCATGGATGGTGGCTTCCGGGGCAAGGGAATCGCCCCGGGGAATGAAGTCCTCGTCGAATTCCAACTCATCAGCGGCTCTGTTCCCTTCCAAGCCGCGGCGGAGTTGCTCTTCGTAATGGCGCAATTTGGCCTCGACCTCGGCCTTTTTGGCCTTGTTGCGGACGATGTCTTCGCGGTAGCGCTTAAGGAAATAGCCGATGGTCTCGACCCGGATCCTGATCGAGCCGGTGGGCTTGTTCTCGTCAATGTCCTTGAAACAGAAATAGGGTGTGCCGGAGTGCTCGACGATCTCTTCCACCACCGAATAGATGGGGGCGTCGTGGCCGCATTTGAAGCTCGAAAGCTCCAAGGCCACCAGGTTGGGGTGGCGGGCCACGTACTTGGCCACCCAGACTTTCCGGCTGGTGTTTTCGCTGTAAGAGTTCTTCCAGACGTCGGTGATGGCCATGGGGTCCGGGATCTGGCCCTGCTGAACTTCCTCGCCGAACAGCCGCCAGATAATGTCGTCGTCAATGGGCAAAGAGTCTTGAGCGAAGACGGGGTAGCCGAGCTTCTGGAATTCATCGAGGATTTCGTGGTTGACGCCGGGGTCGTTGTGGTACGGCCGGCCGAGAAGCACGATGCCGATCTTATCCTCGCTCTCAATCTTGTCGAGCACCTCGCGGGCGGTGCCGCGCAAAACCACGTTGGTGAAGAGGTTCATCGCCTTGTTGCCTTCCAGGACGGCGCGGAAATTCTCTTCTTCGGAAAGACCCAGAATATCGGCCCAGTCCTGATACATCTGCCGCGCCAACAAGGGAGTGTCGTTCATCACGACGAGCGTATCCACGTAACGCACGCCCTTTTCCTTGAAGACATCGCCTTCCTTGGTGAAGGCTGCTTTCACCGAAGCCGGGGTGGCGGTTACGGTGGGGCAGGCGCGGTTGCTCTGGGTGTGGGTCAGGTCGGTGGTCAACGAGTCAATCATGGGGAAGAAGATGATGTCGAGTTTCTTCTTCGGGTGATGGACATAGAGCAGGTTGTGGGTGTGCGGGATGCCGATTTTGGAGGGGAAGCAGGGGTCAATGGCGCCGCGTTTGCAACCTTCCTTATAAAGCTGTTCGCTGGTAAAGTCCGACCAGATGATATTCTCCGGCTGTACGCCCAGCGATTCAAAGTAGGCCGTCCAGAAAGGCCCGGTTGAGTACTGGTTCAGGAGGCGCGGGATGCCGATCTTGATGGTCGCCCGCTTCTTTATCAGCTCGAGGCGCCGCTTTTGCGCCTTGGTGAAGGCATGCTTGGAGAGCGGGTCGGCGACGATCGGCGGCGAGTAGCTGCGGAAAGCAGCCTTGGCGGCCAGCTCGACCAGGTTCGGATTTTCCTTCTTGATGGCGTCGAGACCGGACTTGATGTTGCGCATATCGTCCACGTTTTCGACGGTGCCCTTCTCGCAAGTGGCAATGATCAACCGCTGCGAGCCCGGTTCGAGCGGCACTTTGGTCTTGACGGGCGGCTTGTAGTCGGGATTGGGGGTTGACGACTTCACGTCAATGAAGGTGCGCAGGCACTTGTTCTTGCAGAAGTAGCAGCGGGTATCTTCGCTGCGGGCCGTCTTGTAGCTAATGGAGGCGACGGCATCGAGGCCGATGAAGCGCGTCTTCATCCCATTTTCGAACAGGCGAGCCGCCTCGAGGGCAGCGCCGATGGCGCCGGCTTCCCCGCAATGCTCGTGGACGCGCACGTTGGGCTGGATGGGCTTGCCCTTAAAGCGCGATTCAATGAAGTCCACCTGCGCCTTCACCGCCGCCAGGTTGTGCTGCGTGCCGCCCTGCAAAACAAAATTGCGGCCGAGCGAGGCCAGGTTTGGAATCTGGCTGACATAGAGCCAGATGTTCTTGGGCAGGACGTTGGCGAGTCCGGCCATGATTTCCTCAGCCTTCCAACCCTGCCGCTGAAAGTCCACGATATCGGACTGCATGAAGACGGCACAGCCGTAGCCGAACTGCGGGAAGGCTTTGGCGCCAAAGGCCGCGTCGGCATACTGCTCGACGGAAATGCCGAAGCCTTCGGCGGTGGACTGCAAGAAGTAGCCATTCCCGGCCGAGCACTGCGTATTCAACTTGAAGTCCTTTACCCGGCCGTCTTTCAGGATGATGATCTTGATGTCCTGGCCGCCGACGTCGCAGATCACATCCACATCGTGATAGAAGTGAAGCGACGCCTGGGTGTGGGCGACCGTCTCGACAATTCCGGCATCGGCGCAGATCGCGTCCTTCAAAATGTCCTTGGCGTACCCGGTGCAGGCAACGCCCAGGATTTCCAAACCGGCGCCCTGGTCTTCCACCTGCTTGCGCAGCTTGGCGAACATTTCCATGGTGTCTTCGATGGGATTGCCCTTGGAAAGCTGGTAGGCCTTCACCAGCAACTTCTTGTCGGTGGAAAGGAGCACGGCCTTGGTCGAGGTCGAGCCGCCGTCCACGCCGACAAAGCATCGAACAACTTCGCCGGGCTGGAAGGTGGCCGGAAGAAACTTCTTGTGCTTGAAACGGTCCTTGAAGGCCTGAAGGTCTTCTTCCGACTTCGACAGGCCGGCGCCGCCGCCTTTCTTCATCTTCTCTTCATTACGGCCGACGTTGATAAACCACTCGAGCTCCTTGTAACCCTTGTAGAGGCCGACGCCCGGGTCTTCTGTCTTGCCATACTCGCAAGCGCCGAGGGCGGCGAAGTACTGAGCGTTTTCGGGCGTGCGGATGAGCGTCTTCGGATCCACCCCTTCCGGCAAGGGATAGCCGCGCTCCTCCCAGACTTTCGGGATATTCGCCTTCCAGCAGTCCTGCATGCCCTGGATGTAGGTGTTCGGGCCGCCGAGCAGCAGCACAACCGGCCGCAGGGTATTGCCCCGGGTAAGCACGGAGAGGTTCTGTTGAATAATGGCTTCGAAAAGGGACGCCATCAACTCCGGCGGCTCAACGCCCTGCTTCTGAAGAGAGTTGATGTCCGTCTCGGCAAAGACGCCGCACTTCCCCGCCACCGGGTGGAGCCTCAAGCCGTTATAGCCCATCTTGCAAAGCTCTTCCGACGGAATGCGGAGTTTGGCGTTGATTTTGTCAATGACCGCCCCGGTGCCGCCGGCACATTTGTCGTTCATGGAGGGCAGCTTCTTCTTTTTGCCGGTTTCGGGGTCTTCCTTGAAAATGATGATCTTGGCATCCTGCCCGCCCAGCTCAATGACTGACCCGCACTCGGGGTAGAGTTTTTCGACGGCGAGCGAAACGGCATTCACTTCTTGCACGAATTTCGCGCCGATAAACTTGGCGACCGTGCTCCCGCCCGACCCGGTAATAAAGACCCGGTACTGTTCCGGGGGAACTCCGGGGATATCGTTCTCGACGCGCTTCAAAAACTCGAGAGTCTTTTCCGGCTGCTTGGTGTCGTGGCGCTGGTAGTCCGACCAGAGCATCTTGTCGGTATCGGGATCCACGACGACGACCTTAACGGTGGTCGAACCCACGTCCACGCCCATGTAGAGCAATTTTTGATTTTCGGCGCTCATTTAGTTTATGTCCTCCGGTCAGCGGGCATGGCCATTCGACCGGCCAAGCTTCTCCGAGCCATCCATGAGATGGGAAACGTGCCTGGCGAAATTCGCTGCCGTGCCGATGACGCCCTTGTACTTGGGCACGCGGTACATGGGCCGCTGGAGGTCGGGATGCTTTTCGACAAATTCCTTGATCTGGTCAAGGGTCTTGCCGGTGGACTTCATGACTTCGGCAAACTCGATCTTGGTTTTGGCCTTCGCCTCGCCCAGGGCCATCTGGACGCGGCTGTGGGCGTTCACTTCGCCTTCGCCGGAGGTCTCGACGGGGAGGAAGATCATGTCCTTGTAGCGGGCGACGACGGCGGATTGGGCACCGTCAGACTGGGTGGAAGGCATGCAGCCAAACGGCTTCATGCTGAGGACCATGTGGCAAAGCTCTTTGTTGGAGTAGTAGATATTCTTCGCCACTTCCAGATGGCCCTCGCCGCCGCCGGCGCGCGAGTTGTAATAAGGATGGCCGACGCGCTGCAACTCATACTGGTCGGTCAGCCCGTGAGCGATGCCGCCAAGGGCATCCTTGATACGGTGATATTCGCGCTTGAAGATTTTCTCGGCAACTTTCAAGGTGGCGAGTTTCTTGTAGTAGTTGCGCTCGAGGGGGAGCCGCTTGCGGATGTCCCATTTGCCCGGCATCACTTCCTTGTCGGCCAGGCCGCGGCGGTCGCCGGTCTCCTGGATGGCCTGGTGGAGCATGTACATGATCCAGGTGCCAATGGGCTCGACCAAGATCTGCGCCCCCTCGTGCTCGAGGAAGCGGAACATGTTGAAGTTGCCGTCGCCCTCGGTGGTCTGCGCCCAGAATTCACCGGTGATCTTGACGATGGGTTTCACCCGCAGACGATCCACTTTGACCGCATCGAGCCGATCGCGGACCTCGCGCAGCGGGGAAAGATAGGCGTCGCCCCAAATCTGCGAAAGGAACTGGCCGAGGTAATTGGCCGCGCTCGTCAGCCCCGGGCGACCGTTCACGACCTTAGCCAGCCATCCGGTCGGTTGCCAGGGCTTCTTTCGCTTCATCACGCCTTGCATGAAGTCCATCAAATCATCAAGGACGGCATCGGTTTCGCCCTTGTTCAGTTCGAAGGGGCGAATCAGGTAGGCAACCTCGTTAATCAGGTCGCCCATGTTCATGGCGTTCAGGATGCCAAGGAAGAACTGGAGGTTCATTTCGAGGCCGGCTTCCGCCTCAGCCTGGTTCAGCCCGCCACCTTGCTGGAAAAGCATCACGCGGAAACCATCGAAGCCGGAATTGCGCAACGCCAGCCGGTACTCGGCCTCATACATCCCGAAGCGGCAGGGCCCGCAGGCGCCGGCGGTGAAGAAGACGTAGCGGTCGAGGATGTCCTGCTTGGTCATGCCCTGCTCTTCGAGCCGCTGGAGGTATTGGACAACATTGCCGACCGTGAAGTAAGTGGGGTTGCACTGGCCGTTATTGCCGTATTCCTTTCCGAGTTGGAAGGCCCGGACGTCCGGCGTGGGCACGACCTCACACTTGTAGCCGAGGCTCTCAAGCGCGCCGTGGATGAGCTTTTCGTGCTTCCAGGTCAGCCCGCCGAACAAAATCGTTGCCTTGCTGCGGTCGGCCTTGGTGAAGAGGCGCTCGGCGGGGCGCTTGAAATGGTGCACTTCTTTGTGCTGCACCCCATATTCGCGCTCCAAGCGGGCGCGCTCTTGCTCGAGCTTCTGGCGAATTAATTCTTCGGTGGACCCGAGCTGCACCAAACCAGCGGTGCTCGAAAGAGACGTGGGGGTGGTCTGTGTGCTCATGGCTTTACCTCGTCAAACAGTGAGATTCCCGCAATGCCGGCGGGACCATTTGGGAAAGGAAAATGGCGCTCGGATAAAGAGGCCTGTTGCCGGGTTTCCTCGACCCTCAGCAGAAGCATAATGGCTGGAACCTTGACCGCCGGCGATTCTCTACGCGTAAGATACCGACGGTAAAGGGGTATCCAGTGAACGGGGCAAATTGTCCAGCAAAGTGCGGCAGCCGGGATTATTTGGTTAACCATCAGATTCTTAAGGGATTAGGGAGAATGTAGGACTCAATTGGGGGGAAGAGGCGGACTCACTTGGTCGGGCTTGGCCGAACCGTGAAGGTCAGAAGCCGCCTAGAAGGCGGCGTTACGCCGGCCCAACGCATCTGGTCGGACTTGGCCGAACCGTGAAGAGCACGGGCTAAATATCCTGCAGGAAGGGATTCCACTCGCGTTCTTTTCCAATAGTTGTGGCCGGGCCGTGGCCGGGGAAGACAATCGTCTCGTCTGCCAAGACCAATAGCTTGTCCCGAATCGAGCGCATGATGGCCTTGAAGGAGCCGCCCCACAGGTCGGTGCGTCCGATACTGCCCTGGAACAACGTATCGCCGGCAAAGAGCCGGTCTCGCGAATCTTGATTTGGTTCTTGAACGGCCGGTGTACTTCCGGGCATGAGGAGGCTGATGCTGCCGCGAGTATGCCCCGGGGTGTGCAGGACTCGGGCCTCGAGCGCTCCCCAGGTCAGGCGGTCGCCCTCTTTCAAGAATCCGTCCACTTCCGCCCGCGGCGGCGCCGGCACGCCAATCATCAACGCCTGGGTCTCCAGATTGCGATAGAGCTCGAGATCCTCGGCGTGCATCAGAACCGGCGCGCCCGTGCTCTTCCGCAACTCGAGCAACCCACCGACATGGTCAATGTGGGCGTGGGTATTGATCAGGTAGCGAACCTTGAGGTCATAGCGGCGAATGATCTCGAGGATCTTTTCAACCTCGTCGCCGGGATCAATCACGGCTGCTTCTTTGCTTTTTTCGTCAGCCACAATCGAGCAGTTGCATTGCAGCCACCCGACGGGCAAAATTTCATGGATCATCCAGGGCTCTTCCTGCGGGGGCTTGCCTTTACGAGTCAAGCGGGCGCCCGTACTCAGGATTATCACGAGAAAATTCTTCCCACTGCGCATCCAGCTCGCGCTTGACCGCTTCAGGCATCGGTTCGGTTGGCGCGGGGGCGGCCGGCGGGGCAGCTAGATCCTCCTGGGCGCTTGCCGGGATAGCGCTGCCCGCGGCGGCGCCAGCGAGCCACGGCAGCACCTGACTGAGCGCCCGCCGCAAAAACCCGCGCCGGTCCGGATTTCTTTCGATGTCGGCTTTCTTGTCCATAAAGCAATAATTATACCGCACCGCATGCCACCTCAGTTGCCCAAGA
Proteins encoded in this region:
- a CDS encoding MBL fold metallo-hydrolase, whose amino-acid sequence is MIHEILPVGWLQCNCSIVADEKSKEAAVIDPGDEVEKILEIIRRYDLKVRYLINTHAHIDHVGGLLELRKSTGAPVLMHAEDLELYRNLETQALMIGVPAPPRAEVDGFLKEGDRLTWGALEARVLHTPGHTRGSISLLMPGSTPAVQEPNQDSRDRLFAGDTLFQGSIGRTDLWGGSFKAIMRSIRDKLLVLADETIVFPGHGPATTIGKEREWNPFLQDI
- the ccoS gene encoding cbb3-type cytochrome oxidase assembly protein CcoS, translating into MSEAALGILLMFICLLMALGFLLVFVWAVRDRKFRDIEGIKHPMLEEDKEFRSEAETLPRHTR
- a CDS encoding isocitrate dehydrogenase (NAD(+)) — translated: MAHTITLIPGDGIGPEVAAATCQMIAATGVKIEWETVQVEPPGEALPGEVLSKELIQSLERTRVGLKGPITTPIAEGRASVNVALRKAFELYANVRPIQNIPGVRATHPNIDLIIVRENTEGEYSGIEHEVVPGVVESLKIITERASTRVARFAFEMARRLGRKKIAVVHKANIMKMSDGLFLRCSRRIAGEFPEIEYKEVLVDNACMQLVMNPHQFDVLLLENLYGDIVSDLCAGLVGGLGVVPGANLGDGCAIFEAVHGTAPDIAGKQLANPTALALSAALMLRHLGEKGAADRLEKAIHRVYAEGKHLTPDVGGSATTGEFTRAVILAVA
- a CDS encoding tetratricopeptide repeat protein, translating into MNLGDFFRRDVVDFAIGKDLDSAIAEQLARIDRDPQEAEPYCALGVFFRMQGRIEDAIQMHQRALELEPNYALPHRELGQIHAVRGNYEEAWQHAREAARLGDRSLLGLLERYQPGFPI
- a CDS encoding YkgJ family cysteine cluster protein, with amino-acid sequence MTKQEIYRAYEEVQGMVKREFDRNLQVFGDRIQCRRGCSSCCYQLFEITAIEAAYLARWLKTQPAEEQADLKARAERYREARARLLQNWRGNRNLVQIEGKLPGEGLRLACPALGYDGACRVYEARPLVCRKYGMPIFNPEHPDRLGACELNFQDGQTIPSDEIIRNQSLIHHRWQEVQEQSRSSLPAGTGPMTVADAILFDYDEALDREQGQ
- a CDS encoding cupin domain-containing protein translates to MKGISARRLATLVLLPVVAIGLAATIEGLPNQAPPDSPHYFSVNYQNAQWQKIVPELGDASPEITILRVDSKTQATHLLIRNPRKIHVPLHWHSANETHTVLAGTMVFECEGKRDVLGPGSFNYIPARMVHQAWLPDGGLVLITVDAAWDINWVQGPPTPADVGVEPPRNSAD
- a CDS encoding BadF/BadG/BcrA/BcrD ATPase family protein; the protein is MSAENQKLLYMGVDVGSTTVKVVVVDPDTDKMLWSDYQRHDTKQPEKTLEFLKRVENDIPGVPPEQYRVFITGSGGSTVAKFIGAKFVQEVNAVSLAVEKLYPECGSVIELGGQDAKIIIFKEDPETGKKKKLPSMNDKCAGGTGAVIDKINAKLRIPSEELCKMGYNGLRLHPVAGKCGVFAETDINSLQKQGVEPPELMASLFEAIIQQNLSVLTRGNTLRPVVLLLGGPNTYIQGMQDCWKANIPKVWEERGYPLPEGVDPKTLIRTPENAQYFAALGACEYGKTEDPGVGLYKGYKELEWFINVGRNEEKMKKGGGAGLSKSEEDLQAFKDRFKHKKFLPATFQPGEVVRCFVGVDGGSTSTKAVLLSTDKKLLVKAYQLSKGNPIEDTMEMFAKLRKQVEDQGAGLEILGVACTGYAKDILKDAICADAGIVETVAHTQASLHFYHDVDVICDVGGQDIKIIILKDGRVKDFKLNTQCSAGNGYFLQSTAEGFGISVEQYADAAFGAKAFPQFGYGCAVFMQSDIVDFQRQGWKAEEIMAGLANVLPKNIWLYVSQIPNLASLGRNFVLQGGTQHNLAAVKAQVDFIESRFKGKPIQPNVRVHEHCGEAGAIGAALEAARLFENGMKTRFIGLDAVASISYKTARSEDTRCYFCKNKCLRTFIDVKSSTPNPDYKPPVKTKVPLEPGSQRLIIATCEKGTVENVDDMRNIKSGLDAIKKENPNLVELAAKAAFRSYSPPIVADPLSKHAFTKAQKRRLELIKKRATIKIGIPRLLNQYSTGPFWTAYFESLGVQPENIIWSDFTSEQLYKEGCKRGAIDPCFPSKIGIPHTHNLLYVHHPKKKLDIIFFPMIDSLTTDLTHTQSNRACPTVTATPASVKAAFTKEGDVFKEKGVRYVDTLVVMNDTPLLARQMYQDWADILGLSEEENFRAVLEGNKAMNLFTNVVLRGTAREVLDKIESEDKIGIVLLGRPYHNDPGVNHEILDEFQKLGYPVFAQDSLPIDDDIIWRLFGEEVQQGQIPDPMAITDVWKNSYSENTSRKVWVAKYVARHPNLVALELSSFKCGHDAPIYSVVEEIVEHSGTPYFCFKDIDENKPTGSIRIRVETIGYFLKRYREDIVRNKAKKAEVEAKLRHYEEQLRRGLEGNRAADELEFDEDFIPRGDSLAPEATIHAAGNDGAAISGD